In Chryseobacterium gotjawalense, the following are encoded in one genomic region:
- a CDS encoding DUF420 domain-containing protein, which produces MSLAFFIMTGVLVVTLIAPAFSYYAIKKARQKDYKTHKKIQTFVYAFCTAAVLVLELLIRFSGGSGSMFKDSSHADNPVFKTILTAHITGAVLTYILWTFLMIKSRRKFEKTLPGPFSNTHRMMGIAVFTGLVYTGFSALTVYLMTLDFI; this is translated from the coding sequence ATGAGTTTAGCCTTTTTCATTATGACGGGCGTTTTGGTGGTAACGCTTATTGCGCCGGCTTTTAGTTATTATGCCATTAAAAAAGCAAGACAGAAAGACTATAAAACCCATAAAAAAATACAAACTTTTGTTTATGCATTCTGCACCGCGGCGGTTTTGGTATTAGAGTTGCTTATTCGTTTTTCCGGCGGATCGGGAAGCATGTTCAAGGACAGTTCTCATGCGGACAATCCGGTTTTTAAAACCATTCTCACCGCTCATATTACCGGCGCAGTGCTCACCTATATTTTATGGACTTTTCTGATGATAAAATCCCGCCGGAAATTTGAAAAAACACTGCCCGGACCATTCTCAAATACCCACAGAATGATGGGAATAGCCGTGTTTACAGGATTGGTTTATACCGGATTCAGCGCTTTAACCGTGTATTTAATGACCCTCGATTTCATTTAA
- a CDS encoding HipA N-terminal domain-containing protein — MRSAKVLYKDQPAGVLKQNDDGSFIFQYDQDWLLDTNKPPISLTLPKTQKEFVSKELFPFFYHLLPEGTNKRMVCRTYKIDESDAFGILLTTANTDTVGAITIERIKNGSA; from the coding sequence ATGAGATCCGCAAAAGTCTTATACAAAGATCAACCAGCGGGAGTGCTGAAGCAAAATGATGATGGTAGTTTCATTTTTCAATATGATCAGGATTGGCTGTTGGACACCAATAAACCTCCTATAAGCCTAACGCTCCCTAAGACACAGAAAGAATTCGTCTCTAAAGAATTATTCCCATTTTTTTACCATCTTTTGCCAGAAGGAACTAATAAAAGAATGGTTTGCCGAACTTATAAAATTGATGAATCCGATGCTTTCGGAATTCTTTTAACTACTGCAAACACTGATACAGTGGGAGCTATAACAATTGAAAGAATTAAAAATGGATCAGCATAA
- a CDS encoding DUF3667 domain-containing protein → MNCTNCNNKVNHHFCPNCGHASKPKRIDGHYIIHEIQHVLHFERGILFTVKGLLINPGQNIRNYISGNRSRLVKPVIFIIITSLIYTLISHFFHIEEEYIKYEGSEKSSVFKIVRWLQANYGYMNILTGIFIAVWLKLVFKKYKYNFFELLVMLCFVLGIPMLIYAFFAFIEGITDIRLLNIAGIIGVIYVIWAMAHFFEKMKTVNYFKALVCYILGLITFFIFIFAIGITTDVLTKH, encoded by the coding sequence ATGAACTGTACAAACTGCAACAACAAAGTAAATCATCACTTTTGCCCCAACTGCGGGCATGCTTCAAAACCGAAAAGAATTGACGGACATTATATCATTCACGAAATTCAACACGTTTTACATTTTGAGCGTGGAATTTTATTCACAGTTAAAGGGCTGCTTATCAATCCAGGGCAAAATATCAGAAATTATATTTCAGGAAACAGAAGCCGCCTTGTAAAACCTGTTATTTTTATAATTATAACATCTTTAATTTATACGCTTATAAGTCATTTTTTTCATATTGAAGAGGAATATATCAAATACGAAGGATCAGAAAAATCTTCGGTTTTCAAAATTGTACGGTGGTTACAGGCAAATTATGGCTATATGAATATTTTGACAGGTATATTTATTGCGGTCTGGCTAAAATTGGTTTTTAAAAAATATAAATACAACTTTTTTGAATTGCTCGTAATGTTATGTTTTGTATTGGGGATTCCAATGTTGATCTATGCTTTTTTTGCTTTTATCGAAGGAATTACGGATATAAGATTATTAAACATCGCAGGAATAATTGGGGTGATTTATGTAATTTGGGCAATGGCTCATTTCTTTGAAAAAATGAAAACAGTTAACTATTTCAAAGCACTGGTCTGCTATATATTGGGATTAATCACATTCTTCATTTTTATATTTGCAATAGGCATAACCACTGACGTGCTGACAAAACATTGA
- a CDS encoding type II toxin-antitoxin system HipA family toxin: MDQHKIKYCPGKLIEGFDTYSPVVLKKMFDGKKISPVLPYTSPSDSKERSVFNENQLHISISGFQEKYSLIIENSKLRLTTEDERGQYILKPISELPKNSEYAPANEHLTMQIAQQIFKIETAENALTFFENGKPAYLTKRFDVKKNGEKLAVEDFASLLQKSPAIHGEQYKYQGNYLELFETLKKFVPASKVEAPKLFTLILFNYLFSNGDAHLKNFSLIETEQGDFKLSPAYDLLNTKIHIEDADFALSEGLLPKPIAKGKIKEQFILLGQKAEIPEKTISKIFKNLTSHENEVIELTNRSFLNDQLKRNFIQRYQTRLKKIS; encoded by the coding sequence ATGGATCAGCATAAAATAAAATATTGTCCAGGAAAACTTATAGAAGGTTTTGATACTTACAGTCCGGTTGTTTTAAAGAAAATGTTTGACGGTAAAAAAATCAGCCCTGTTCTACCCTACACATCCCCATCAGATTCCAAAGAGCGGTCGGTATTTAATGAAAATCAACTGCATATTTCTATTTCAGGTTTTCAGGAAAAATACTCATTAATCATCGAAAATTCAAAATTACGGTTAACGACTGAAGATGAGCGTGGACAATATATTTTGAAACCGATTTCAGAGCTTCCAAAAAACAGTGAGTATGCACCTGCAAACGAACATCTCACGATGCAAATCGCACAACAAATTTTTAAAATAGAAACTGCGGAAAATGCTTTGACGTTCTTTGAAAATGGAAAACCCGCCTATCTTACAAAAAGATTTGATGTCAAAAAAAACGGGGAAAAATTAGCTGTTGAGGATTTTGCTTCTCTATTGCAAAAATCACCAGCAATACACGGTGAACAGTACAAATATCAAGGAAATTACCTGGAACTTTTTGAAACATTGAAAAAATTTGTACCTGCCTCAAAAGTAGAAGCACCAAAACTTTTCACATTAATTCTTTTCAATTATTTATTTTCAAATGGAGATGCTCATCTAAAAAATTTTTCTCTAATAGAAACAGAGCAGGGTGATTTTAAATTAAGTCCGGCTTATGATCTACTCAACACCAAAATTCATATTGAAGATGCCGATTTTGCGTTAAGTGAGGGTCTCTTACCCAAACCCATTGCCAAAGGCAAAATAAAAGAGCAGTTTATTTTATTGGGTCAAAAAGCTGAAATACCAGAAAAAACAATATCCAAAATTTTCAAAAATTTAACTTCTCACGAGAATGAAGTCATTGAACTGACCAACCGTTCTTTTCTCAATGACCAACTTAAAAGAAATTTTATACAGCGTTATCAGACAAGATTAAAGAAGATCTCTTGA
- a CDS encoding TonB-dependent receptor plug domain-containing protein has product MKKVIFSLGLFSTISAFAQQNNGSTDSTMKSNDLEEVMIQGNRLQTPFSEATRDIQVITQKQIQSLPAKSLNEVLSYISGVDIRQRGPFGTQADISIDGGTSEQTLVLINGVKMIDAQSAHNMMNLPVPLSAIDHIEIIRGAAARIYGINALTGAVNIVTKRGKRSSVTADLQAGSSFQSKDEGDGSGMYGGTSAEITGMFGRDQQSQLFSVAQSDYNGQRYNSAAKNTRLFYNGNYDFNEHNSIQAMAGYARNHFGANGFYAAPGDINSEEHTESSVFSLSSKHTFGNFTVSPRISDRYGEDDYRYYKDNLNKARSLHYTNALMLELNSSLKTQVGTFGFGVESRLEKINSSNIGEHHRDNHGMYAELKTELGPKIRATAGLYGNYNTDFGYQLYPGIDVAYVLNGYWKISTSIGSGQRIPSFTDLYLNQRPGNVGNALLQPESAWNYEGNVQYNKGNLQFKTGYFYRNITDFIDWVRDNPSQPYSPYNLGQNKMQGMYARLQQDFKVTDTQSFGYDVNYNYLNPSFATSTEKQSKYILESLKHQLVAGIHYSINDFSFQIKDRWLKREMGDAYTIADVRLNYKVQDFLLYTEVTNLFNADYQEAGAVPMPTRWFSLGLKYQWTQH; this is encoded by the coding sequence ATGAAAAAAGTAATATTCAGTTTAGGATTGTTCTCTACAATATCTGCCTTCGCTCAGCAAAATAATGGAAGTACGGACTCAACAATGAAGAGTAATGATCTGGAGGAAGTAATGATTCAGGGAAACCGACTGCAAACTCCATTTAGTGAAGCAACCCGCGATATTCAGGTCATTACGCAAAAGCAAATTCAGTCCCTCCCGGCAAAGTCGCTGAATGAGGTTTTGTCTTATATCAGTGGCGTAGATATCCGCCAGCGGGGTCCCTTTGGAACGCAAGCCGATATTTCTATTGATGGCGGCACTTCTGAACAGACTTTAGTTCTGATCAACGGCGTGAAAATGATTGATGCCCAATCTGCCCATAATATGATGAATCTTCCGGTTCCTTTAAGTGCGATCGACCATATTGAAATCATCCGTGGTGCCGCAGCCAGGATTTATGGAATCAATGCTTTGACCGGCGCCGTCAATATTGTGACCAAAAGAGGAAAGCGATCGTCTGTGACTGCAGATCTTCAGGCCGGAAGTTCTTTTCAATCGAAGGACGAAGGCGATGGTTCCGGAATGTATGGCGGTACCTCTGCGGAGATTACCGGCATGTTTGGAAGAGATCAGCAAAGTCAACTTTTTTCGGTGGCGCAAAGCGATTACAACGGGCAACGCTACAATTCGGCCGCCAAAAATACCCGTTTGTTTTATAACGGAAATTATGACTTTAATGAGCATAACAGCATTCAGGCGATGGCGGGTTATGCCCGAAACCACTTTGGTGCCAACGGTTTTTATGCTGCTCCCGGTGATATCAATTCAGAAGAACATACAGAGTCTTCTGTTTTCAGTCTTTCCTCCAAACACACCTTTGGCAATTTTACGGTTTCGCCAAGAATCAGTGACCGCTATGGCGAAGATGATTACCGGTATTATAAAGATAATTTAAACAAAGCACGTTCTCTTCATTACACCAACGCACTGATGCTGGAATTAAACAGCAGTCTGAAAACACAGGTCGGAACTTTCGGTTTCGGTGTAGAGTCCCGACTGGAAAAAATCAACAGTTCAAATATTGGTGAGCACCACCGCGATAATCACGGAATGTATGCAGAGCTGAAAACCGAGTTGGGACCAAAAATAAGAGCAACGGCCGGACTTTACGGAAACTACAATACCGATTTTGGCTATCAGCTCTATCCGGGAATTGATGTCGCCTATGTTTTGAATGGGTATTGGAAAATATCCACGAGTATTGGATCCGGACAGCGGATTCCTTCTTTTACAGATCTCTATTTAAACCAACGCCCCGGAAATGTAGGAAATGCATTGCTACAACCTGAGAGTGCCTGGAATTACGAAGGCAATGTACAGTACAATAAAGGAAACCTTCAGTTTAAAACCGGCTATTTTTACCGCAATATTACCGATTTTATCGACTGGGTGCGCGACAATCCTTCACAGCCTTACTCGCCCTACAATTTAGGACAAAACAAAATGCAGGGTATGTATGCAAGGTTACAGCAGGATTTTAAGGTAACAGATACGCAGTCTTTCGGGTACGATGTCAATTATAATTATCTGAATCCCTCCTTCGCAACTTCTACGGAAAAGCAGTCGAAGTATATTTTAGAATCTTTGAAACATCAGTTGGTTGCGGGAATTCATTATAGCATTAACGATTTTTCCTTTCAAATTAAAGACCGGTGGTTAAAGCGTGAAATGGGTGATGCTTATACCATTGCCGATGTCCGTCTCAATTATAAAGTGCAGGATTTTCTTTTGTATACCGAGGTAACCAATCTTTTTAATGCCGATTATCAGGAAGCAGGTGCGGTACCGATGCCTACGAGATGGTTTTCTTTGGGGCTAAAATATCAATGGACTCAGCACTAA
- a CDS encoding TonB-dependent receptor, with translation MYKLSLLFALLFASLFSAQTGSININVYDDFSKKPLSATVTVNATETQFRGDGNVSLTNLPVGVYQFQVSSEGYAEGLLKDIDVLPNQNLSFSVGLTKLSTANIDEVVISKKAYKSTAESPLSLRNITSEEVQKNAGSNRDISKAILSFPGVGTTATFRNDLFIRGGSSAENKFYVDGIEVPVINHFQTQGASGGPKGILTIDFIKDVDFYSGAFPANRNGVLSSLFEFNLKQARKDKIGYKGVVGFDDIQLMADGPLSRDQSWTGLFSARKSNLQFLFKAMGLPFLPSYSDATFKISKKFRSGDELYFLGLGALDEFKFNEKANESLYNQTLIERLPVSPQWNYTIGTGYRHLVENGNWLFTWSRNMLDNKSTKYFKNIEIPENLLLDYHSQESENKIRVDRNFRIADYKLSSGAHLNFSNFTNRSFVKTVTQNGPVTDQSDSDLDLFQYGLYLQGAKKLFDNKMEVSAGFRLDASNYSELTNNPLEQFSPRASLRYLFAEQFSFNANAGIYYMLPTYTALGFQQNGNLVNKNTLKYIKNTQVVTGFEFNGKDNLRITLEGYYKKYRNYPFSLRNQISLANLGGDFGVVGTEPLDSRGTGETYGVEVLAQKRTVNDFYGIASYTFGYSKFSDAKGDLLPSSWDSRHILSLTGGKYFKRNWNIGARFRMQSGFPQTPYDINRSELVYNWNITNGPVSDYSQLNTLRGNLVHQLDIRVEKKWIFNKWQLTFYVDVVNVYGSDNPSALPVIGLERDASGNGIIHNPNAPKDEQVYNLHYEQIKRSSPLPYFGFIFEF, from the coding sequence ATGTATAAATTATCCCTATTATTCGCACTATTATTTGCGTCCCTGTTTTCTGCACAAACCGGAAGTATCAATATTAATGTATATGACGATTTCAGCAAGAAACCACTTTCTGCAACCGTAACGGTAAACGCCACGGAAACACAATTCCGGGGTGACGGAAATGTATCATTAACCAATCTTCCCGTAGGCGTTTATCAGTTTCAAGTTTCTTCGGAAGGTTATGCAGAAGGACTTTTAAAAGACATCGATGTTCTGCCGAATCAAAATCTAAGTTTTTCGGTTGGGCTTACCAAACTGTCAACGGCGAATATTGATGAGGTCGTCATTTCCAAAAAAGCCTATAAATCTACGGCCGAAAGTCCACTTTCTCTGCGGAATATTACGAGTGAAGAAGTTCAGAAAAATGCGGGTTCCAACCGGGATATTTCCAAAGCGATTCTTTCTTTTCCGGGAGTGGGCACCACAGCGACTTTTAGAAATGATTTGTTTATCCGCGGCGGTTCTTCAGCAGAAAACAAATTTTACGTCGATGGCATTGAAGTTCCGGTGATCAACCATTTTCAGACTCAGGGAGCGAGTGGCGGACCGAAAGGAATCCTGACCATTGATTTTATTAAAGATGTCGATTTTTACAGCGGTGCATTTCCCGCCAATAGAAACGGCGTTTTGTCTTCGCTGTTTGAATTTAATTTAAAGCAGGCCAGAAAAGACAAAATCGGTTATAAAGGAGTGGTGGGTTTTGATGATATTCAGTTGATGGCCGATGGCCCACTTTCCAGAGATCAATCCTGGACCGGACTTTTCAGCGCACGGAAATCCAATCTTCAGTTTTTATTTAAAGCGATGGGACTTCCGTTTTTACCGTCTTACAGCGATGCTACTTTTAAAATTTCTAAAAAATTCCGATCGGGTGATGAACTTTATTTTCTGGGTTTAGGCGCGCTTGATGAATTTAAATTTAATGAAAAAGCCAATGAATCTCTGTACAATCAAACATTAATTGAAAGGTTGCCGGTTTCCCCACAATGGAATTATACCATCGGAACGGGATACCGTCATTTGGTAGAAAACGGGAACTGGCTTTTTACCTGGAGCCGAAATATGCTCGATAATAAATCCACCAAATATTTTAAAAATATAGAAATTCCGGAGAATTTACTGCTGGATTATCATTCCCAGGAGAGTGAAAATAAAATCCGGGTGGACCGTAATTTCCGGATTGCGGATTATAAACTAAGCTCGGGTGCCCATCTTAATTTCTCCAATTTTACCAACCGGTCGTTTGTAAAAACCGTTACTCAAAACGGACCGGTTACCGATCAGTCGGATTCTGATCTCGATCTGTTTCAGTACGGATTGTATCTTCAGGGCGCAAAAAAATTATTTGACAATAAGATGGAAGTTTCTGCCGGATTCCGTTTAGATGCCAGCAATTATTCTGAGCTTACCAATAATCCTTTAGAACAGTTTTCTCCCAGAGCTTCTTTGAGGTATCTGTTTGCCGAGCAGTTTTCCTTTAATGCCAATGCCGGAATCTATTATATGTTGCCGACTTACACGGCGTTAGGTTTTCAGCAAAACGGGAATCTGGTGAATAAAAATACTTTGAAATATATTAAAAACACGCAGGTCGTCACTGGTTTTGAGTTTAACGGTAAAGATAATCTGCGCATTACTTTAGAAGGGTATTATAAAAAATACCGCAACTATCCGTTCTCATTAAGAAATCAAATTTCGCTGGCCAATCTTGGCGGTGATTTTGGTGTGGTGGGAACCGAACCTCTAGACAGTCGCGGAACTGGTGAAACGTATGGCGTGGAAGTTCTAGCGCAAAAAAGAACCGTCAATGATTTTTACGGAATTGCTTCTTACACTTTCGGTTATTCTAAATTTAGTGATGCAAAAGGCGATTTATTACCATCAAGTTGGGACAGCAGACATATTTTATCCTTGACCGGTGGAAAATATTTTAAAAGAAACTGGAATATCGGTGCAAGATTCCGCATGCAAAGTGGTTTTCCGCAAACACCGTATGATATCAACAGGAGTGAACTCGTGTACAACTGGAATATTACGAACGGACCGGTTTCAGATTACAGCCAACTCAACACCCTTCGCGGAAATTTGGTTCATCAGTTGGATATCCGCGTAGAAAAGAAATGGATTTTCAACAAATGGCAGTTGACTTTCTATGTAGATGTGGTGAATGTTTACGGATCCGACAATCCAAGTGCTTTGCCTGTCATTGGTTTAGAGCGGGACGCGAGCGGGAATGGCATCATACATAATCCAAATGCACCGAAAGATGAGCAGGTTTATAATCTCCATTATGAACAGATCAAACGGTCTTCTCCGCTGCCGTATTTTGGGTTTATATTTGAATTTTAG
- a CDS encoding aminotransferase-like domain-containing protein — MSSPVNLPFQSFVKIDRRKKDAVYLQIVYQFINAVKNNLLEANDKLPGSRIIAENLQIHRKTAVAALAELQDQGWVETLPNIGTFVRNPELSTTQVKNTKAFQHPPLKAPFHFRKEFILDTPLERNQEKLSFTDGIPDYRIIKSEELVRFYTSVIRRKKQSATAQNSSDGSLFFRDQLSYYLNITRGFHLSRDFLLPVSGLEKVHSILSRLLINKGDVILVEALSYFLPNMIYSQAGAQLKTIPVDEDGMDIDYIRNHFKPGEIRLVYINTKCQYPTTVTLSEKRKAQLLLLAEEYDFIVLEDDTDFEFSGVKNKKDTLLRKNGGKRVLYIGTFGRFLHPGFQMNFLIAPKDLLEEGAKYLNIFGKPDSMMEKALGELIHQGDIHRYQRKSTKVIAERKEAFAGLLSTHFKNEITFTIPVSGLAFWIRFKNSFSLTDLQKRAKEKGLFIPMTCLYQNRTVTALRLGFAPLNLQEMEDAVELLGEAYFEVIKGEKI, encoded by the coding sequence ATGAGTAGTCCGGTAAACCTCCCTTTTCAATCCTTTGTCAAAATAGACCGCCGTAAAAAAGACGCGGTGTATCTGCAGATTGTCTATCAATTCATTAATGCGGTCAAAAACAACCTTTTAGAAGCTAACGACAAGCTTCCCGGCAGCAGGATCATCGCTGAAAACCTTCAGATTCACCGGAAAACAGCAGTCGCTGCGTTGGCAGAACTTCAGGATCAGGGATGGGTAGAAACGCTTCCCAACATCGGGACGTTTGTCAGAAATCCGGAACTTTCTACAACACAGGTCAAAAATACCAAAGCTTTTCAGCATCCTCCTCTAAAAGCCCCTTTTCATTTCAGGAAAGAATTTATTTTAGATACGCCTTTAGAAAGAAATCAGGAAAAACTGTCTTTTACGGATGGCATCCCCGATTATCGAATTATTAAATCTGAAGAACTGGTACGCTTTTACACCTCCGTAATCCGGAGAAAAAAACAGTCGGCAACCGCCCAAAATAGCAGTGATGGAAGTTTATTTTTCAGAGATCAACTGAGCTATTATCTGAATATAACTAGAGGATTTCATCTCTCACGGGATTTTTTACTGCCTGTTTCAGGCCTCGAAAAAGTACACTCCATCCTGTCGCGCTTACTGATCAACAAAGGCGATGTCATTTTGGTCGAAGCGCTCAGTTATTTTTTACCCAATATGATTTACAGCCAGGCGGGAGCCCAATTGAAAACCATTCCAGTGGATGAAGATGGAATGGATATCGATTATATCAGAAACCATTTTAAACCCGGGGAAATACGGCTGGTTTATATCAACACCAAATGCCAATATCCGACAACGGTTACCCTTTCTGAAAAACGAAAAGCACAGTTATTACTCCTGGCCGAAGAATACGATTTCATTGTGCTCGAAGATGATACTGATTTTGAATTTTCCGGGGTGAAAAATAAAAAGGATACGCTCTTGAGGAAAAATGGGGGAAAACGCGTCCTCTACATCGGTACCTTCGGACGGTTTCTACATCCCGGTTTTCAAATGAATTTTCTTATTGCTCCAAAAGACCTTCTGGAGGAAGGCGCAAAATACCTCAATATCTTTGGCAAACCGGATTCGATGATGGAAAAAGCGTTGGGCGAACTCATTCATCAGGGAGACATTCACCGGTATCAAAGAAAATCCACCAAAGTAATTGCCGAGCGGAAAGAGGCCTTTGCGGGATTGCTTAGCACCCACTTTAAAAACGAGATTACCTTTACAATTCCGGTTTCAGGTTTGGCATTTTGGATCCGGTTTAAAAACTCCTTTTCGCTGACGGATCTTCAAAAAAGAGCCAAAGAAAAAGGGCTCTTTATTCCAATGACCTGTCTTTACCAGAACCGAACAGTCACCGCTTTAAGGCTGGGTTTTGCCCCTCTTAACCTTCAGGAAATGGAAGATGCAGTAGAATTGCTCGGTGAGGCGTATTTTGAGGTAATTAAAGGAGAAAAGATTTAA
- a CDS encoding helix-turn-helix domain-containing protein yields the protein MTLSNVIVPIKERRKILNVTQETLAEISGVGLRTLKQLESGKGNPTLETLQKICDALGLEIKLEIKNMNQ from the coding sequence ATGACACTAAGTAATGTAATAGTACCCATTAAAGAACGTAGAAAAATTTTAAATGTAACGCAGGAAACACTTGCGGAAATTTCTGGTGTAGGACTTCGTACCTTGAAACAATTGGAAAGCGGAAAAGGAAATCCAACGCTGGAAACATTGCAAAAAATTTGCGACGCTTTAGGTTTGGAAATTAAATTGGAAATTAAAAACATGAACCAATGA
- a CDS encoding PliI family lysozyme inhibitor of I-type lysozyme produces MNIFKKSTLIAVIVSTVLSCKNNSEKTETDIKTAEQSIYTDDSGKSVSGLVGDYVSSSYNRRNEGYDWVAVSVTQLANNSIHISVRSRADKKKPTCTFDADASEIEENVYRATVNGKNILFTFKNNTVTIASEKPEDGGLLNYYCSGGGSLGDVYTKIGDPIDKKQTDPRIFTKTLSLQNIGFDVSTAGKGSIQEITIQPSGLKVDNNKITIDIDGSVTNAEIEDLNSDGFPEILIYTMSAGSGSYGNVIGYSVNNGKSMSQIYFPPIADNIKANKGYMGHDEFAVVETTLVQRFKTFTTGDTNSSPTGNIRQIQYKLKDGEATRKFVIDKITEYPGK; encoded by the coding sequence ATGAACATTTTTAAAAAAAGCACTTTAATTGCTGTAATAGTAAGTACAGTTTTAAGTTGCAAAAACAACTCAGAAAAAACCGAAACAGATATTAAGACCGCAGAACAAAGTATTTATACAGATGACTCCGGTAAATCTGTATCAGGCTTGGTGGGAGATTATGTTTCTTCAAGTTATAACAGACGGAATGAAGGTTACGACTGGGTGGCTGTATCTGTAACTCAATTGGCAAACAACAGTATTCATATTTCAGTACGCTCCCGCGCTGATAAGAAGAAACCAACCTGTACTTTTGATGCCGATGCTTCAGAAATAGAGGAAAATGTCTATAGAGCAACTGTTAACGGCAAGAATATTCTGTTCACCTTTAAAAACAACACCGTTACCATTGCTTCTGAAAAACCAGAAGATGGTGGATTGCTAAATTATTACTGTTCAGGCGGAGGTAGTTTAGGTGATGTTTATACAAAAATTGGTGATCCAATAGATAAAAAACAAACCGACCCAAGAATTTTTACGAAAACATTGTCTCTTCAAAATATAGGATTTGATGTAAGTACTGCAGGTAAAGGTTCTATACAGGAAATAACCATCCAGCCTTCCGGTTTAAAAGTAGACAATAATAAAATCACAATAGACATTGATGGCTCCGTTACCAATGCCGAAATTGAAGACCTGAACTCAGACGGATTTCCTGAAATTTTAATTTACACGATGTCGGCCGGGAGTGGCAGTTATGGTAACGTGATTGGCTACTCTGTAAATAACGGAAAATCGATGAGCCAAATCTATTTTCCACCTATTGCAGACAATATCAAAGCCAACAAAGGTTACATGGGACACGATGAGTTTGCAGTTGTAGAAACAACATTAGTTCAGCGTTTCAAAACCTTTACTACAGGAGATACCAATAGCAGTCCGACCGGAAATATACGTCAAATACAATACAAATTAAAAGATGGAGAAGCAACACGAAAATTTGTAATTGATAAAATAACTGAATATCCCGGTAAATAA
- the crcB gene encoding fluoride efflux transporter CrcB, with protein sequence MKNLFYIFIGGGLGSVLRFLISSYTQKLWNINSFPMGTFVVNMIGCFLIGVLTSYFIRVDNYLKFLLITGFCGGFTTFSTFSAESYSLWQSGHYPILIFYVLLSVMVGLAAVYLGLQIIKN encoded by the coding sequence ATGAAAAACCTTTTCTACATATTTATAGGAGGAGGATTGGGAAGCGTACTGCGCTTCCTGATTTCCAGCTATACGCAGAAGTTATGGAATATCAATTCCTTTCCGATGGGTACTTTTGTGGTGAATATGATCGGGTGTTTTTTGATTGGCGTGCTTACGTCTTATTTCATCAGGGTAGATAATTATCTGAAATTTCTATTGATTACCGGATTTTGCGGAGGCTTTACCACCTTCTCTACTTTTTCGGCCGAAAGCTATTCATTGTGGCAAAGCGGGCACTATCCGATATTGATATTTTATGTTTTATTGAGTGTTATGGTGGGTTTAGCCGCTGTTTATCTGGGTTTGCAAATCATTAAAAATTAA